A stretch of Anolis sagrei isolate rAnoSag1 chromosome X, rAnoSag1.mat, whole genome shotgun sequence DNA encodes these proteins:
- the LOC137094828 gene encoding centrosomal protein 20-like — protein sequence MATITELKAALKEALEKRGALGAVKARLRAEVFSALDDQTLDRPTLTRENLLINELIREYLEFNQYRYAASVLIAESGQPEVPLDREFLVKELNIVEDPSSRAVPLLYGIITRLLQSNEEKDTFPKASTSQFSKWNLSKPMGSVLGAEHPGAGLRVRDPLPKDLKRGNQQEQL from the exons atggccaccataaCAGAACTCAAAGCAG CTCTAAAGGAGGCGCTGGAGAAGCGCGGGGCCCTGGGTGCGGTCAAGGCCAGACTGCGGGCTGAAGTCTTCTCTGCACTGGACGACCAGACCCTGGACCGGCCCACTTTGACCCGGGAGAACCTCCTCATCAACGAACTCATCCGCGAATACCTGGAGTTCAACCAGTACAGATATGCCGCCTCTGTCCTCATTGCTG AATCTGGCCAACCAGAGGTTCCCTTGGACCGAGAGTTTCTAGTGAAAGAACTCAATATTGTTGAAGATCCCAGCAGCCGAGCAGT gCCACTGTTATATGGAATTATCACCCGGCTGTTACAGAGTAATGAAGAAAAGGATACCTTTCCAAAAGCATCGACTTCACAGTTTTCAAAGTGGAACCTTAGCAAACCAATGG GGTCCGTTTTGGGGGCAGAGCATCCTGGGGCCGGACTGAGGGTCAGGGATCCCTTGCCTAAAGATCTAAAGAGAGGAAACCAACAGGAGCAGCTATGA